GCAACCTGTCCAAATCCGCGTGAGTGCTTACTTTCGTTTCTTTTGCCACCTGGCGCCATGGTAAATGCGCGCGCGCGTCTGAACGACGCATCAGGACCAATGTTGGCTAGCGTTTAAATAGAGCTCTACATTTGCGCTTGTAGTGCACAATTGAAATCAACGAGATCGTAcatgatgtccttttgatgctgTCGCTCCTGCTGACACTGTCATGAGCAGCGTACGCTAGTCGCCGCGCACGTGTTGGCGGGAGCGGCACGCGCGGCAGTCCGGTTAACCCGTGCCGGTTGCATTGCAGGCTGGACGATGGCGAGGCAGCGCAAGGGGCGCAAATGGCGCAAGTGCTGGGCCTGCGGGCTTTCGGCGATCGCGTGGCCACCCTGGACTCCGGCATAACCCAGGTGCTTGCGGGTGCTACGGTGGAGTTGCAACTGTTTGGCAACGGCTTCACCAACCAGAGCTCGTTCGCGTTCACTCACGAAGCCGCGCCAAGGGGTTCTGCATGCGACGAGGTGCCTACAGTGGCCGTGGCCCACGCCACCAAAGTGGGCGGCGGCAAAGCGTCAGTGTTGGTGAGCCTTCCAGGCTCCAATGTGCACTACTACGTATGCAGCAAGGCGCCCCTTAGTGAGGATGTCAAGTGGGTGCACCAAGGGGACGAGCCCTGGGTGACGGTGGTGACCCAGGGGCGGCTTATGCCCGTCTGGGTGCAGGCCATCATTCTGGCTGGTCTGCTTCTGTTGTCGGGCCTCTTCAGTGGCCTCAATCTGGGCCTGATGGCTCTTGATAAGACAGAGCTGCGCGTCATTGAATCGTGTGGAACACCCAGTGAGCGTAAATGGGCCAAAGTCATTGCACCTCTGCGTGACCATGGAAACTATCTTCTCTGCTCACTGCTTCTGGGCAATGTGCTTGTCAACAGCTCACTTACCATCCTTCTGGACGACCTCACCTCGGGCCTtgtggctgtcatcggttccacCATCAGCATCGTCATCTTTGGTGAAATCATTCCGCAAGCCATCTGCTCCCGACATGGACTGCAGATTGGTGCTCGCACACTATTTATCACAAAGGTGTTCATGGCCCTCACATTCCCTCTGTCATGGCCCATTTCTAAGATCCTCGACTGGGTGCTTGGGGAGGAGATAGGCCATGTCTACGACAGGGAAAAGCTGATAGAGTACATCCGTCTCACCAAGGAGTACAACAAGCTGGAGAATGAGGAAGTGGACATCATCAGTGGGGCACTAGAGCTCAAGAAGAAAACTGCCAATGAGGCCATGACTCGTATGGATGACGTGTTTATGCTGCCTGTTACAGCAGTTCTGGACTTCGAAACAGTGTCTCAGATCATTGCACAGGGTTACACTCGCATTCCAGTATTTGACGGTGACCGCAATAACGTTGTTGGACTTCTGAATATTAAGGATCTGGCTTTTGTGGACCCTGAGGATGAGATTCCTCTCCGGACATTGTGCGAGTTCTACAATCATCCTGTCACGTTTGTCTTCGAAGATGAAACACTCGTCAACTTGCTCAATGAATTCAAGAAAGGTAACTGTTAGAAAATAATTACTACTGCATAGATCGCGAACATTAACATAAACAAGAACCTATTGTTTGGAACAGACTACAAGAAGCATTCAAGAAGGTGGCTGCTCACATGCTGCACTAAAACATATCATATGCATATAATTTTTTCATCAATTAGCAATAGTAAGGCTTACATCAATGAATTCAGGAAAGGTAACTGTTAGAAAATGATAGTTCACTACTGCATAGATAGCAAACATTAACATAAACAAGAATATATTGTTCGGAACAGGCTACCAGAAGCATTCGTTCAAGAAGGTGGCTGCTCACATGCTGCACTAAAACATATCGCACATCTAATCTTTTCATACTGCGCAGCAGTAAGACCTGCATGTATAAGTAGACTGCAAGTTTGTCGGTGTTTTTGATTTCCTTGATACTGGTGTCTCAGCTGAGGTTGTTTTTCTTATTTGGTACAGGGCAATCCCACATGGCCTTTGTTCGTCGTGTGAACACAGAAGGAGATGGTGACCCATTCTATGAGCTTCTTGGCTTGGTCACCCTTGAGGATGTCATTGAAGAGATCTTACAAGCTGAAATCATTGATGAAACAGACATTTTAAGTAAGTGTCTCTACAACTGGCAGTGTTGACGAGACTGTTCACACACATTCTCTTTGTTTCAGTGGATAACCGGAGAAAGCTAAAGCGAAAAGAAGCTCAAGTGCGCCAGGATTTTTCCGATTTTGCCAAGCTTGGTTATGGTCGGCAAGGCAAGCACAGCATCTCACCACAGCTGGCTCTTGCAACGTTCCAGTACTTGGCTACCTGTAAGTGTATCAACTTTTTGTAGAGCTAGAATCCTGTTCGTGTAACATTTTACAGCGTACATGAGCAATACCTGCATTACTGTATTCTTGTTTAAGTTAATTTCCTGAGTAACGCCATATGTAGGTCTGAGTACTTTGTTGTGGCAGCTGCACCCAGTGGGGACTTCTTTCCTTTTAAAGGAGCCGTGGGCGTTGTGTTATGGTACATTAATAAATGAATGGCTGTGAAATTTCTGCTCTATCATACGATCATCATCACGCAATTGCCCACCTTGAAAACACTACACTGCTGTTTATTCCTTTTAACGTGAACCACTGAGCCCACAGATTCTTTACCAGCGCCACTTAGCCACTTTCAAATAGATGCAGCTGTATAGAATTATGCATAGAACATGGCACAGGAGCTGCACCATGTAATTGGACCTTAGAGCAGCACTGGTAGTGCTTTGCACACAACAAAGTCCTCTTAAACACTAGCCTCGACCGTACTCCACTTACTTGTTACTGTATGTATGTCATGCGTTTGTGAGCTATGCACGGATGCATTTCATGTGCCTCCCTTGTCATCTAGAGAGAGAAAAATATGTGAGAAAGCAGAAAGGCAGGGGATTTAACTGGAACAAAAAATTGAGAGGGGAAGGTAAAAAGATAAAGAGGAAGCAGAGAGAAAGACGCAACAGCCGGGCATTGTTCCTTACAGACTACTgctgttgtgctgctgagcacgaggtcgcgggatcgaatcgcggccacggtggccgcatttcgatgggggcgaaatgcaaaaacacccgtgtacttagatttaggtgcacgttaaagaaccccaggtggtccaaatttccggagtgccccactacggcgtgcctcataatcagatcgtggttttggcacgtaaaaaccccgtAATTTTAAAGATAGCACATAGTCAATTAAACTAAAAGAGGGAGAACTCTGGCAGTCTTATTTCACTTGCATATTGACTACAGTGTCAATTTTGAACGAGATGgcaaatattttttaaaattagtatctgtgtatgtatgtgtgaATTAAGTGCCCAGATATGTTTTGTATT
The DNA window shown above is from Dermacentor silvarum isolate Dsil-2018 chromosome 1, BIME_Dsil_1.4, whole genome shotgun sequence and carries:
- the LOC119461002 gene encoding unextended protein-like; this encodes MASARNGLHRFLVLWLCSRCSALYIGQPLANREDFVSVDKIEAVCTEWSPDSARVPRVFPNSRVAVRLRGTGLLPNRTKIAFTSESLENGQECHSQLFVGRQLRVRADSNGDVVAQGVIPAATSQDSLYLCTRNRGRWRHQGKAVRLVYAAAPSRHAGPLRMRRTLGIGRRSTDRNGTGPKRNLSKSALDDGEAAQGAQMAQVLGLRAFGDRVATLDSGITQVLAGATVELQLFGNGFTNQSSFAFTHEAAPRGSACDEVPTVAVAHATKVGGGKASVLVSLPGSNVHYYVCSKAPLSEDVKWVHQGDEPWVTVVTQGRLMPVWVQAIILAGLLLLSGLFSGLNLGLMALDKTELRVIESCGTPSERKWAKVIAPLRDHGNYLLCSLLLGNVLVNSSLTILLDDLTSGLVAVIGSTISIVIFGEIIPQAICSRHGLQIGARTLFITKVFMALTFPLSWPISKILDWVLGEEIGHVYDREKLIEYIRLTKEYNKLENEEVDIISGALELKKKTANEAMTRMDDVFMLPVTAVLDFETVSQIIAQGYTRIPVFDGDRNNVVGLLNIKDLAFVDPEDEIPLRTLCEFYNHPVTFVFEDETLVNLLNEFKKGQSHMAFVRRVNTEGDGDPFYELLGLVTLEDVIEEILQAEIIDETDILMDNRRKLKRKEAQVRQDFSDFAKLGYGRQGKHSISPQLALATFQYLATSVEPFKKNLISESVLRRLMLQNIFISIKMHSREDPVIYVAGQPADYFALVLEGRVSVTVGCEKLLFETGPFSTFGIPAIYRRPDTSESAAQQNLAAGEPSSWPVPEEPFVPDYSVQAVTDMVYMRVHRSVYLAALKASRLDRPTLRTDLEVDHMLRSGAPERPGDSSSPLLGDSS